The Paracoccus liaowanqingii genome window below encodes:
- a CDS encoding DUF58 domain-containing protein, which produces MSITPPAGLRARAEAASGHLPGLILSAERLAAMVAPGAHGLRRAGPGEDFWQYRPAASGDGARSIDWRRSARSDVQFVRDREAQTAQAAAIWLSRGQGMDFTGGPDRPTKAGFGQLLALATGMLMLRGGEKVGLLGQPARAGRLQADRLAEALALTPATGQDDDTPSPGALRPGQRVVVLSDFLADPAWVGDLLAQAAGLGVRGVLLQILDPDEARFPFDGAVEFRSLTGALRHDSRDAGGLRAAYLARLAERQDWLGAHARQAGWQFATRQTDGDAAEALNWLWQALGQSVGQGAR; this is translated from the coding sequence ATGAGCATCACGCCGCCCGCCGGTCTGCGCGCCCGCGCCGAGGCGGCCTCGGGCCACCTGCCGGGCCTGATCCTGTCGGCCGAACGGCTGGCGGCGATGGTGGCGCCCGGCGCCCACGGGCTTCGGCGCGCGGGCCCGGGCGAGGATTTCTGGCAATACCGCCCCGCCGCCTCGGGCGACGGGGCCCGCAGCATCGACTGGCGCCGCTCGGCCCGCTCTGACGTGCAGTTCGTGCGCGACCGCGAGGCGCAGACCGCGCAGGCCGCCGCGATCTGGCTGTCGCGCGGGCAGGGGATGGACTTCACCGGCGGTCCAGACCGGCCGACCAAGGCGGGTTTCGGGCAGCTTCTGGCGCTGGCCACCGGCATGCTGATGCTGCGCGGCGGGGAAAAGGTGGGCCTTCTGGGCCAGCCCGCCCGTGCCGGTCGCCTGCAGGCCGACCGGCTGGCCGAGGCCCTGGCCCTGACCCCCGCGACCGGGCAGGACGACGACACGCCCTCGCCCGGTGCGCTGCGGCCGGGGCAGCGGGTGGTCGTGCTGTCCGATTTTCTGGCCGATCCGGCCTGGGTCGGGGATCTGCTGGCGCAGGCGGCGGGGCTGGGGGTGCGCGGCGTGCTGCTGCAGATCCTCGATCCCGACGAGGCGCGCTTTCCCTTCGACGGCGCGGTCGAGTTCCGGTCCCTGACCGGCGCCCTTCGCCATGACAGCCGCGACGCGGGCGGCCTGCGCGCCGCCTATCTGGCCCGGCTGGCCGAGCGGCAGGACTGGCTGGGCGCGCATGCGCGGCAGGCGGGCTGGCAGTTCGCGACCCGGCAGACCGATGGCGATGCCGCAGAGGCGCTGAACTGGCTGTGGCAGGCCCTGGGCCAGTCGGTCGGGCAGGGGGCGCGCTGA
- a CDS encoding AAA family ATPase, which yields MTTDDILVQEVKALAARLADARVSTERRFVGQHDVVEQVLAAILAGGHALLVGQPGLGKTMLVDTLSTVMGLDSQRIQFTPDLMPADILGSEVLDALPDGSRAFRFIEGPVFTQLLMADEINRASPRTQSALLQAMQEREVTISGQHRPLGRPFHVLATQNPIEQEGTYPLPEAQLDRFLLQIDVDYPDRDTERQILLTTTGLDDSAPHAAFTAAELIAAQRLIRQMPVGEGVVEAILDLVRAARPGAPEAAGFVSDALMWGPGPRAAQALMLVSRARAVLNGRYAPTLDDVAAMAPPVLRHRMALSFAARARGETVDVIIARLLDERTLGRHAA from the coding sequence ATGACCACCGACGATATTCTGGTGCAAGAGGTTAAGGCATTGGCCGCGCGGCTGGCGGATGCCCGCGTCAGCACCGAACGGCGCTTCGTGGGCCAGCATGACGTGGTCGAACAGGTGCTGGCGGCGATCCTGGCGGGCGGGCACGCGCTGCTGGTGGGCCAGCCGGGCCTGGGCAAGACGATGCTGGTCGACACCCTGTCCACCGTGATGGGGCTGGACAGCCAGCGCATCCAGTTCACCCCCGACCTGATGCCCGCCGACATCCTGGGCTCCGAGGTGCTGGACGCGCTGCCCGACGGCAGCCGCGCCTTCCGCTTCATCGAGGGGCCGGTCTTCACCCAGCTGCTGATGGCCGACGAGATCAACCGCGCCAGCCCGCGCACCCAATCCGCGCTGCTGCAGGCCATGCAGGAGCGAGAGGTCACGATCAGCGGCCAGCACCGTCCCCTCGGCCGCCCGTTCCACGTCCTGGCCACCCAGAACCCGATCGAGCAGGAGGGCACCTATCCGCTGCCCGAGGCGCAGCTGGACCGTTTCCTGCTGCAGATCGACGTCGATTACCCGGACCGCGACACCGAACGCCAGATCCTGCTGACCACGACCGGGCTGGACGACAGCGCCCCCCATGCCGCCTTCACCGCCGCCGAGCTGATCGCCGCGCAGCGCCTGATCCGGCAGATGCCGGTGGGCGAGGGCGTGGTCGAGGCGATCCTGGACCTGGTCCGCGCGGCCCGCCCCGGCGCGCCCGAGGCCGCGGGTTTCGTCAGCGACGCGCTGATGTGGGGCCCGGGCCCGCGCGCCGCGCAGGCGCTTATGCTGGTCAGCCGAGCGCGCGCGGTGCTGAACGGACGCTATGCGCCGACGCTGGACGACGTGGCCGCGATGGCCCCGCCGGTGCTGCGCCACCGCATGGCGCTGTCCTTCGCCGCCCGCGCACGCGGCGAGACAGTGGACGTCATCATCGCGCGGCTTCTGGACGAGCGCACCCTCGGCCGCCACGCCGCATGA
- a CDS encoding DUF1285 domain-containing protein — MAENGDKSVSAAGLAEAVEIAAKGGPPPVHLWNPPYCGEMDLLIRADGTWLHEGSPIGRPAMVRLFAGILKREGDRFFLVSPVEKLGIRVEDAPFLATDAEIAPGRVTFTTNVGDRVEAGPDHAIILRGSAEAPRPYVHVRAGLEALIDRKTFYRLAAGAAPGPEGRIGIEAGGQFFALEP; from the coding sequence ATGGCGGAAAACGGTGACAAAAGCGTGAGTGCCGCAGGCCTCGCCGAGGCGGTCGAGATCGCGGCCAAGGGCGGTCCCCCGCCCGTGCATCTGTGGAACCCCCCCTATTGCGGCGAGATGGACCTGCTGATCCGCGCCGACGGCACCTGGCTGCACGAGGGCAGCCCGATCGGGCGCCCGGCGATGGTGCGGCTGTTCGCGGGCATCCTCAAGCGCGAGGGGGACCGGTTCTTCCTGGTCTCGCCGGTCGAAAAGCTGGGCATCCGGGTCGAGGACGCGCCCTTCCTGGCCACCGATGCCGAGATCGCGCCCGGGCGCGTCACCTTCACCACCAATGTGGGCGACCGGGTCGAGGCGGGTCCCGACCATGCGATCATCCTGCGTGGCAGCGCCGAGGCGCCGCGCCCCTATGTCCATGTCCGCGCGGGGCTGGAGGCGCTGATCGACCGCAAGACCTTCTACCGGCTCGCCGCGGGTGCCGCACCGGGGCCGGAGGGCCGCATCGGCATCGAGGCCGGCGGACAGTTCTTCGCATTGGAGCCGTAA
- a CDS encoding hydroxypyruvate isomerase family protein — MPRFAANLTMLFTEIPILDRFAVAAEAGFEGVEILFPYDVAAPDLSRAAIAAGLDIVLINAPPPNWAGGPRGFAAVPELQDRFRRDFERSLRVAQVLRTRHIHLMAGRAQGEAALETFVENLSWATKRAPHASLTIEPLNQVDMPGYFLSDYGLAIDIIDRIAAPNLGLQLDTYHAQHITGDIMACWRKVAPLVRHIQIAGHPGRQEPDTGTLDYPAFFAELDDWGYRGWVAGEYNPRQTTLKGLDWLRRALAVRS; from the coding sequence ATGCCGCGCTTTGCCGCCAACCTGACGATGCTGTTCACGGAGATCCCGATCCTCGACCGCTTCGCCGTCGCCGCCGAGGCCGGGTTCGAGGGGGTCGAGATCCTGTTCCCCTATGACGTGGCCGCACCCGACCTGTCGCGGGCGGCCATCGCCGCCGGGCTAGACATCGTCCTGATCAACGCGCCGCCCCCCAACTGGGCGGGCGGTCCGCGCGGCTTTGCCGCCGTTCCGGAACTTCAGGATCGGTTCCGTCGCGATTTCGAACGCAGCCTGCGTGTGGCCCAGGTGCTGCGCACGCGCCACATCCACCTGATGGCCGGGCGGGCCCAGGGCGAGGCCGCGCTGGAGACCTTCGTCGAGAACCTGTCCTGGGCCACGAAGCGCGCCCCCCATGCCAGCCTGACCATCGAGCCGCTCAACCAGGTCGACATGCCGGGCTATTTCCTGTCCGATTATGGCTTGGCCATCGACATCATCGACCGGATCGCCGCGCCCAACCTGGGGCTGCAGCTGGACACCTATCACGCCCAGCACATCACCGGCGACATCATGGCCTGCTGGCGCAAGGTGGCCCCGCTGGTGCGCCACATCCAGATCGCGGGCCATCCCGGGCGGCAGGAACCCGACACCGGCACGCTGGATTATCCCGCCTTCTTCGCAGAGCTGGACGACTGGGGCTATCGGGGCTGGGTGGCGGGCGAATACAACCCCCGGCAGACCACCCTCAAGGGGCTGGACTGGCTGCGCCGGGCGCTGGCCGTGCGCAGCTAG
- the typA gene encoding translational GTPase TypA, whose translation MDIRNIAIIAHVDHGKTTLVDQLLRQSGSFRDNQAVAERAMDSNDIERERGITILAKATSVEWKGVRINIVDTPGHADFGGEVERILSMVDGVCLLVDAAEGPMPQTKFVLSKALALGLRPIVVLNKVDKPAAEPDEVLNDVFDLFANLGATDEQLDFPHVYASGIGGWADDTLDGERKNLDALFDLITRHVQPPKQMSRSDEPFQMLATTLGADPFLGRLLTGRVEAGRAKAGDSLKAMSRDGEKLETFRISKILAFRGLTQTTIDEAEAGDIVTLAGMSKATVADTLCHPDVSDALPSQPIDPPTISVTFGINDSPLAGQDGKKVQSRVIRARLMQEAEINVAIKVEDTPGGEAFVVSGRGELQMGVLIENMRREGFELSISRPRVIYKEEDGQRLEPIEEVIIDVDDEYTGVVIEKLTGERKGDLVEMRPAGVGKTRIVAHVPARGLIGYQGEFMTDTRGNGVLNRIFHGWAPHKGAIQGRRQGVLISMENGVSVSYALWKLEDRGKFFIGAQEQLYTGMIIGEHSRDNDLEVNPLKGKQLTNVRASGTDEAVRLTPPVRMSLEEAIAYINDDELVEVTPKNVRLRKRHLDPNERKRVARSGA comes from the coding sequence ATGGATATCCGCAACATCGCCATCATCGCCCACGTCGACCACGGCAAGACCACTCTGGTGGACCAGCTGCTGCGTCAGTCGGGGTCGTTCCGGGACAATCAGGCCGTCGCCGAACGGGCGATGGACAGCAACGACATCGAACGCGAACGGGGCATCACCATTCTTGCGAAAGCCACCTCGGTCGAGTGGAAGGGCGTGCGTATCAACATCGTCGACACCCCCGGCCACGCCGATTTCGGCGGCGAGGTCGAGCGCATCCTGTCGATGGTCGACGGGGTCTGCCTGCTGGTCGATGCCGCCGAAGGCCCGATGCCGCAGACCAAGTTCGTGCTGTCCAAGGCACTGGCCCTGGGCCTGCGCCCCATCGTGGTGCTGAACAAGGTCGACAAGCCCGCCGCCGAGCCGGACGAGGTCCTCAACGACGTGTTCGACCTGTTCGCCAACCTGGGCGCGACCGACGAGCAGCTGGACTTCCCCCATGTCTATGCCTCGGGCATCGGCGGTTGGGCCGATGATACGCTGGACGGCGAGCGCAAGAACCTGGACGCGCTGTTCGACCTGATCACCCGGCATGTGCAGCCGCCCAAGCAGATGTCGCGCTCGGACGAGCCGTTCCAGATGCTGGCGACCACGCTTGGCGCCGACCCCTTCCTGGGGCGCCTGCTGACGGGCCGCGTCGAGGCGGGCCGCGCCAAGGCGGGCGACTCGCTGAAGGCGATGTCGCGCGACGGCGAAAAGCTGGAGACGTTCCGGATCAGCAAGATCCTGGCCTTCCGCGGCCTGACCCAGACCACCATCGACGAGGCCGAGGCCGGTGACATCGTCACGCTGGCCGGCATGTCCAAGGCGACCGTGGCCGACACGCTGTGCCATCCCGATGTCAGCGACGCCCTGCCCTCGCAGCCGATCGATCCACCGACCATCAGCGTCACCTTCGGCATCAATGACAGCCCGCTGGCCGGTCAGGATGGCAAGAAGGTGCAGTCCCGCGTCATCCGCGCCCGCCTGATGCAGGAAGCCGAGATCAACGTCGCCATCAAGGTCGAGGACACGCCGGGCGGCGAGGCCTTCGTCGTCTCGGGTCGCGGCGAACTGCAGATGGGCGTCCTGATCGAGAACATGCGCCGCGAGGGCTTCGAGCTGTCGATCTCGCGCCCCCGCGTGATCTACAAGGAAGAGGACGGTCAGCGCCTCGAGCCGATCGAGGAGGTCATCATCGACGTCGATGACGAATATACCGGCGTGGTCATCGAGAAGCTGACCGGAGAGCGCAAGGGCGATCTGGTCGAGATGCGTCCCGCCGGCGTCGGCAAGACCCGCATCGTGGCCCATGTCCCGGCGCGCGGTCTGATCGGCTATCAGGGCGAGTTCATGACCGACACGCGCGGCAACGGCGTGCTGAACCGCATCTTCCATGGCTGGGCCCCCCACAAGGGCGCCATCCAGGGCCGCCGTCAGGGCGTCCTGATCAGCATGGAGAACGGCGTGTCCGTGTCCTACGCGCTGTGGAAGCTGGAGGATCGCGGCAAGTTCTTCATCGGCGCGCAGGAGCAGCTCTATACCGGGATGATCATCGGCGAGCACTCGCGCGACAACGATCTGGAAGTGAACCCGCTGAAGGGCAAGCAGCTGACCAACGTCCGCGCCTCGGGCACGGACGAGGCGGTGCGCCTGACGCCGCCGGTGCGCATGTCGCTGGAAGAGGCCATCGCCTATATCAACGACGACGAGCTGGTCGAGGTCACGCCCAAGAACGTCCGCCTGCGCAAGCGCCATCTGGATCCCAACGAGCGCAAGCGCGTCGCCCGCTCGGGCGCCTGA
- a CDS encoding TetR/AcrR family transcriptional regulator, whose amino-acid sequence MSDMTPSDKRLGLHEQAISAVLILMEQRRFQQATVDEVALAIDTPIERLRRLFPDDDALLIASIEQSLVVLMDVSRRAVVQVDPDDALAQFTALADAYLDWAAVHHVQFRILSDCDPAFLLQTVTLKRYIDGMTDLMTRMMTRARDDGRLHPREDIPLLVLSARSYAYGLARMIVDGRMQDWAPDRDPVVMAKELSRDFVLRIARSSRQDPSNT is encoded by the coding sequence ATGAGCGATATGACACCTTCGGACAAGCGCCTCGGCCTGCACGAACAGGCCATCAGCGCCGTGCTGATCCTGATGGAACAGCGCCGGTTCCAGCAGGCCACGGTGGACGAGGTGGCGCTGGCCATCGACACCCCGATCGAGCGGTTGCGGCGGCTCTTTCCCGATGACGACGCCCTGCTGATCGCCAGCATCGAGCAGTCGCTGGTCGTGCTGATGGATGTCAGCCGCCGCGCGGTCGTCCAGGTCGATCCCGACGACGCGCTGGCGCAGTTCACCGCCCTGGCCGACGCCTATCTGGACTGGGCGGCGGTCCACCACGTCCAATTCCGCATCCTGTCGGATTGCGATCCCGCCTTCCTGCTGCAGACGGTGACGCTCAAGCGCTATATCGACGGCATGACCGACCTAATGACCCGCATGATGACCCGGGCGCGCGACGACGGCCGTCTGCACCCGCGCGAGGACATCCCCCTGCTGGTCCTGTCGGCGCGCAGCTATGCTTACGGCCTGGCGCGGATGATCGTGGATGGACGGATGCAGGACTGGGCCCCCGACAGGGACCCGGTCGTCATGGCCAAGGAGCTCAGCCGGGACTTCGTCCTGCGGATCGCCCGCAGCAGCCGGCAGGACCCCTCCAATACGTGA
- the ahcY gene encoding adenosylhomocysteinase: MTDYIIKDIALADYGRKELDIAETEMPGLMALRAEYGEAKPLAGARIVGSLHMTVQTAALIETLTALGADVRWASCNIYSTQDHAAAAIARSGVPVFAIKGQSLEEHWDYLDRSFQFPEGANLILDDGGDATLYVLLGARAEAGEDIIPVPESDEETVIKAQIAKRMAQSPGWFTKTRDQILGVSEETTTGVHRLYDLQKKGLLPFPAINVNDSVTKSKFDNKYGCKESLVDGIRRATDVMMAGKVAVVCGYGDVGKGSAASLQGAGARVKVTEVDPICALQAAMDGFEVVTLEDVADSADIFITTTGNRDVIRLEHMREMKDMAIVGNIGHFDNEIQVASLRNHKWTNIKDQVDMIEMPSGNRIILLSQGRLLNLGNATGHPSFVMSASFTNQVLAQIELFTKGDDYKPGVYILPKALDEKVARLHLEKVGAKLSTLSTEQAAYIGVAPEGPFKSDHYRY; the protein is encoded by the coding sequence GTGACCGATTACATCATCAAGGATATCGCCTTGGCCGATTACGGCCGCAAGGAACTGGACATCGCCGAGACCGAGATGCCGGGCCTGATGGCCCTGCGCGCCGAATATGGCGAAGCCAAGCCCCTGGCGGGCGCCCGGATCGTGGGCTCGCTGCACATGACCGTTCAGACCGCCGCCCTGATCGAGACGCTGACCGCCCTTGGCGCCGATGTCCGGTGGGCCTCGTGCAACATCTATTCGACGCAGGACCACGCGGCGGCGGCGATCGCCAGGTCCGGCGTCCCGGTCTTTGCCATCAAGGGCCAGTCGCTGGAAGAGCATTGGGATTATCTGGACCGGTCGTTCCAGTTCCCCGAGGGCGCCAACCTGATCCTGGACGATGGCGGCGACGCGACGCTCTACGTGCTGCTGGGCGCGCGGGCCGAGGCGGGCGAGGACATCATCCCCGTGCCGGAATCCGACGAGGAAACGGTGATCAAGGCGCAGATCGCCAAGCGCATGGCGCAGTCCCCGGGCTGGTTCACCAAGACCCGCGACCAGATCCTGGGCGTGTCCGAGGAGACCACCACCGGCGTGCACCGCCTGTACGACCTGCAGAAGAAGGGCCTGCTGCCCTTCCCCGCGATCAACGTGAACGACAGCGTCACCAAGTCGAAGTTCGACAACAAGTACGGCTGCAAGGAATCGCTGGTCGACGGCATCCGCCGCGCCACCGACGTGATGATGGCCGGCAAGGTCGCGGTCGTCTGCGGCTATGGCGACGTGGGCAAGGGCTCGGCGGCGTCGCTGCAGGGCGCGGGCGCCCGCGTGAAGGTGACCGAGGTCGATCCGATCTGCGCGCTGCAGGCGGCGATGGACGGCTTCGAGGTGGTGACGCTGGAGGATGTGGCCGACAGCGCCGACATCTTCATCACGACGACCGGCAACCGCGACGTGATCCGATTGGAGCACATGCGCGAGATGAAGGACATGGCCATCGTCGGCAATATCGGCCATTTCGACAACGAGATCCAGGTGGCCAGCCTGCGCAACCACAAATGGACCAACATCAAGGACCAGGTGGACATGATCGAGATGCCCTCGGGCAACCGCATCATCCTGCTGTCCCAGGGCCGCCTGCTGAACCTGGGCAATGCCACGGGCCATCCGTCCTTCGTGATGTCGGCCAGCTTCACCAACCAGGTGCTGGCGCAGATCGAGCTGTTCACCAAGGGCGACGACTACAAGCCCGGCGTCTACATCCTGCCCAAGGCGCTGGACGAGAAGGTCGCGCGCCTGCATCTGGAGAAGGTCGGCGCCAAGCTGTCGACCCTGTCGACGGAACAGGCCGCCTATATCGGGGTTGCGCCCGAGGGACCCTTCAAGTCCGACCATTACCGGTATTGA
- the metK gene encoding methionine adenosyltransferase, which translates to MTEYSLFTSESVSEGHPDKIADQISDAILDAILAEDARARVACETMVKTGVAIISGEITTSAWVDLESIVRGVITDIGYNSSDVGFDGATCSVINIIGKQSPEINQGVDRESLEEQGAGDQGLMFGYASDETDVLMPAPITYAHRLVERQSKVRRDGTLPWLRPDAKSQLTLRYDAEGRPEGIDAVVLSTQHNPEISLADLREAVIEEIIRPVLPAEWLSGDTKYFINPTGKFVIGGPVGDCGLTGRKIIVDSYGGMARHGGGAFSGKDPSKVDRSAAYAGRWVAKNIVAAGLARRCEIQVSYAIGVAEPTSISLNCFGTETVPVGRIVDAVREVFDLRPFAIIRELDLLHPIYQPTASYGHFGRAPYALNGATAFSWEATDRAEALKSALT; encoded by the coding sequence ATGACAGAATATTCGCTGTTCACCTCGGAATCCGTGTCCGAGGGCCATCCCGACAAGATTGCCGACCAGATCTCGGACGCCATCCTCGACGCCATCCTGGCCGAGGATGCGCGCGCCCGCGTCGCCTGCGAGACGATGGTGAAGACCGGGGTGGCCATCATCTCGGGCGAGATCACGACCAGCGCATGGGTGGATCTGGAATCCATCGTGCGCGGCGTCATCACCGATATCGGCTACAACTCGTCCGATGTGGGCTTCGACGGGGCGACCTGTTCGGTGATCAACATCATCGGCAAGCAGTCGCCCGAGATCAACCAAGGCGTCGACCGGGAAAGCCTGGAAGAACAGGGCGCGGGAGATCAGGGCCTGATGTTCGGCTATGCCTCGGACGAGACGGACGTGCTGATGCCCGCGCCGATCACCTATGCCCACCGACTTGTGGAACGCCAGTCCAAGGTCCGCCGGGACGGTACCCTGCCCTGGTTGCGCCCCGACGCCAAGTCGCAGCTGACCCTGCGCTATGACGCCGAGGGTCGCCCCGAGGGGATCGACGCGGTCGTGCTGTCCACCCAGCACAACCCCGAGATCAGCCTGGCCGACCTGCGCGAGGCGGTGATCGAGGAGATCATCCGCCCCGTCCTGCCCGCCGAATGGCTGTCGGGCGACACCAAGTACTTCATCAACCCGACCGGCAAGTTCGTGATCGGCGGTCCGGTGGGCGATTGCGGCCTGACCGGGCGCAAGATAATCGTCGACAGCTATGGCGGCATGGCCCGACATGGCGGCGGCGCCTTCTCGGGCAAGGATCCGTCCAAGGTGGACCGCTCGGCCGCCTATGCGGGCCGGTGGGTCGCCAAGAACATCGTGGCGGCCGGGCTGGCCCGGCGCTGCGAGATCCAGGTCAGCTATGCCATCGGCGTGGCCGAACCCACCTCGATCAGCCTGAACTGCTTCGGGACGGAGACCGTGCCGGTGGGCCGGATCGTGGATGCGGTGCGCGAGGTCTTCGACCTGCGCCCCTTCGCCATCATCCGCGAACTGGACCTGTTGCACCCGATCTATCAGCCGACCGCCAGCTATGGCCATTTCGGCCGCGCGCCTTACGCGCTGAACGGCGCCACCGCCTTCAGCTGGGAGGCCACCGACCGGGCCGAGGCGCTGAAATCCGCGCTGACCTGA
- a CDS encoding DUF4870 family protein, with protein sequence MTPSQTTTAPDLMPAKIVYGLYAVGYVVALTTLVGVIYAYVARGRDPVLDSHLTFQIRTFWISLAIAILAFVTMVVGIGFLIWAFLAIWGLIRVISGFLLANDGKPITGTKHFGIMAY encoded by the coding sequence ATGACCCCGTCCCAGACCACCACCGCCCCCGACCTGATGCCTGCCAAGATCGTCTACGGCCTCTATGCCGTGGGCTACGTCGTGGCGCTGACCACGCTGGTCGGCGTGATCTATGCCTATGTCGCGCGGGGCAGGGACCCGGTGCTGGACAGCCACCTGACCTTCCAGATCCGCACCTTCTGGATCAGCCTCGCCATCGCGATCCTCGCCTTCGTGACGATGGTGGTGGGGATCGGCTTCCTGATCTGGGCCTTCCTGGCGATCTGGGGGCTGATCCGGGTGATCTCGGGCTTTCTTCTGGCCAATGACGGCAAGCCGATCACGGGCACCAAGCATTTCGGCATCATGGCCTATTGA
- a CDS encoding type II toxin-antitoxin system RatA family toxin, giving the protein MPNHRDNRNLPYTARQMYDLVADVESYPQFLPWNSAARIRTRETRPDGAEEITADLVISFKVFRERFGSRVVLWPADGPGPLQIDTEYLDGPFRYMRSGWTFTDRPEGGCHVEFHVDFEFKNAILQRLIGVVFHEAMSRIVRAFEDRARKLYA; this is encoded by the coding sequence GTGCCGAACCATCGAGACAACCGAAATCTGCCCTATACCGCGCGCCAGATGTACGATCTGGTCGCTGATGTGGAAAGCTATCCGCAGTTCCTGCCGTGGAACAGCGCGGCCCGCATCCGCACGCGCGAGACCCGTCCCGACGGCGCCGAGGAGATCACCGCCGATCTGGTCATCAGCTTCAAGGTGTTCCGCGAGCGTTTCGGCAGCCGCGTCGTGCTGTGGCCCGCGGACGGGCCGGGGCCGCTGCAGATCGACACGGAATATCTGGACGGCCCGTTTCGCTACATGCGCAGCGGCTGGACCTTCACCGACCGGCCCGAGGGCGGCTGCCATGTCGAATTCCATGTGGATTTCGAGTTCAAGAATGCCATTCTGCAACGGCTGATCGGCGTCGTCTTCCACGAGGCGATGTCGCGCATCGTCCGCGCCTTCGAGGATCGCGCCCGCAAGCTCTATGCATGA
- the ypfJ gene encoding KPN_02809 family neutral zinc metallopeptidase gives MQWRGRRGSSNVEDRRGMGRAGGIGIAGTLVVLAVGYFFGIDVSPLVQGMGQEQQGEVELTERDEEWGQFVSVVLADTEEIWQPVLQDQAGLAYQDPTLVLFRGVVQSACGGASSAMGPFYCPGDQRVYLDTDFFDMMAERMGAGGDFAAAYVIAHEVGHHVQNLTGVLGEVNAARGSLPEAEANLVSVATELQADCYAGIWARHAQERFGTLDVGDLDEAMRAAAAVGDDVIQANAGRTPVPDSFTHGSGAQRQEWLMRGFDSGDMRECDTFGAGIL, from the coding sequence ATGCAGTGGCGGGGACGACGGGGCAGCAGCAATGTCGAGGATCGGCGCGGCATGGGCCGGGCCGGAGGGATCGGCATCGCCGGCACGCTGGTCGTGCTGGCCGTGGGCTATTTCTTCGGCATCGACGTGTCGCCCCTGGTGCAAGGCATGGGCCAGGAGCAGCAGGGCGAGGTCGAGCTGACCGAACGCGACGAGGAATGGGGCCAGTTCGTCTCGGTCGTGCTGGCCGATACCGAAGAGATCTGGCAGCCGGTCCTGCAGGACCAGGCGGGACTGGCCTATCAGGACCCGACGCTGGTGCTGTTCCGAGGTGTGGTGCAATCGGCCTGCGGCGGCGCTTCCTCGGCGATGGGGCCGTTCTACTGCCCGGGCGACCAGCGCGTCTATCTGGACACCGACTTCTTCGACATGATGGCCGAACGGATGGGCGCGGGCGGGGATTTCGCGGCGGCCTATGTGATCGCGCACGAGGTCGGCCACCACGTCCAGAACCTGACCGGCGTGCTGGGCGAGGTGAACGCCGCGCGCGGATCCCTGCCCGAGGCCGAGGCGAACCTGGTGTCGGTCGCGACCGAGCTGCAGGCCGACTGCTATGCCGGGATCTGGGCGCGCCACGCGCAGGAACGTTTCGGCACGCTGGACGTTGGCGATCTGGACGAGGCGATGCGCGCCGCCGCGGCCGTGGGGGACGATGTGATCCAGGCCAATGCGGGCCGGACGCCGGTTCCCGACAGCTTCACCCACGGCTCGGGTGCGCAACGTCAGGAATGGCTGATGCGCGGGTTCGACTCGGGCGACATGAGAGAATGTGACACCTTCGGCGCCGGCATCCTGTGA
- a CDS encoding YqaA family protein, with the protein MLRRLYDWTMGLAGHRHAGTSLFAVSFIESSVFPIPPDVLMIPMVLAQRARAWAIAAIATAGSVLGALLGYWIGAVLMDTVGQWILTAYGKEAAFQDLSLRFAEYGGWAVLFAALTPFPFKVITIFSGAVGLSLPLFIATSILGRAGRFFVVAGLLWKFGVPIRDFIERRLGLVFTIFMACLIGGFAAVRFL; encoded by the coding sequence ATGCTGCGGAGGCTTTACGACTGGACCATGGGGCTGGCCGGCCACCGGCATGCGGGCACGTCGCTGTTCGCGGTCAGCTTCATCGAAAGCTCGGTCTTTCCGATCCCGCCCGACGTGCTGATGATCCCCATGGTGCTGGCGCAGCGCGCGCGGGCCTGGGCGATCGCCGCCATCGCCACGGCGGGGTCGGTGCTGGGCGCGCTCTTGGGCTACTGGATCGGGGCGGTGTTGATGGACACGGTCGGCCAATGGATCCTGACCGCCTATGGCAAGGAGGCCGCGTTCCAGGACCTCAGCCTGCGCTTTGCCGAATACGGGGGCTGGGCCGTGCTGTTCGCGGCGCTGACGCCCTTTCCCTTCAAGGTCATCACGATCTTTTCGGGCGCGGTGGGGCTGTCCCTGCCGCTGTTCATTGCGACCTCGATCCTGGGGCGCGCGGGGCGGTTCTTCGTCGTCGCGGGCCTGTTGTGGAAATTCGGCGTGCCCATCCGCGACTTCATCGAGCGGCGCTTGGGCCTGGTGTTCACCATCTTCATGGCCTGCCTGATCGGCGGGTTCGCGGCAGTGAGGTTCCTGTGA